In Nitrosophilus labii, the following proteins share a genomic window:
- a CDS encoding AEC family transporter: MIENILYLFTIFALGVILKKRFEKNIDSLIDFIVYVSLPALVFSHIYRLSIDSSIVLIILFGWAVIIFSIMLSATVGKFLKLPKKSLLTFIMVSSFGNTAFLGYPYIQTLIGDEGLGYAVIFDNLASFLPVVTLGTFIISFENKTSKFDIKKILTSPAFLALIAALLAKSVNISETILSICDSLGSTITPLALFAVGVKIDFSKLKSIKYPILFSLFIKMILVPLLAIFVWQLFFEIDIKAKAALLEIAMPPMVLASIMVMKAKLDSDLAVASVGLGVVLSFVTVPMIYWISGF; encoded by the coding sequence ATGATAGAAAATATTTTATATCTTTTTACAATCTTTGCTCTTGGGGTAATCCTAAAAAAAAGATTTGAAAAAAATATCGATTCCCTTATAGACTTTATAGTCTACGTATCTTTACCGGCTCTTGTATTTTCACACATTTATAGGTTGAGTATCGACTCCTCTATAGTTTTGATTATCCTTTTTGGATGGGCGGTGATTATATTTTCCATTATGCTTTCGGCAACGGTGGGAAAATTTTTGAAACTTCCCAAAAAATCACTACTTACTTTTATAATGGTTTCAAGTTTTGGAAATACCGCTTTTTTAGGATATCCCTATATCCAGACGCTTATAGGAGATGAAGGACTTGGATATGCGGTTATTTTTGACAACCTTGCCTCTTTTCTACCGGTAGTAACATTAGGTACGTTTATAATCTCCTTTGAAAACAAAACTTCAAAGTTTGATATAAAAAAAATCCTCACTTCCCCGGCCTTTTTAGCGCTAATAGCCGCACTTTTAGCCAAATCTGTAAACATCTCCGAGACGATACTATCGATATGCGACTCCCTAGGCTCAACCATCACACCTTTAGCGCTCTTTGCGGTGGGGGTTAAAATCGACTTTTCAAAGCTAAAATCTATAAAATATCCTATCCTTTTTTCACTCTTCATAAAAATGATACTCGTTCCACTTTTAGCTATATTTGTCTGGCAGCTCTTTTTTGAGATCGATATCAAAGCGAAAGCCGCCCTTTTAGAGATAGCGATGCCCCCTATGGTTTTAGCTTCTATAATGGTTATGAAAGCAAAGCTTGATAGCGATTTAGCCGTAGCTAGCGTAGGTCTTGGCGTAGTTTTGTCTTTCGTTACGGTACCTATGATTTATTGGATATCGGGATTTTAA
- a CDS encoding NUDIX domain-containing protein, with protein sequence MKNIEILKTRPLKDGRFIKALEIEYIQNGKVKRWEAVKANDSVAILIYHKEKDSFILVKQFRPALYIQHKHFFSYELCAGIVDKDKSLAQIAKEEILEETGYNVRLENIKKITSFYTSVGFAGSRQTLFYTEVLESDRVDSGGGVDDEEIEVVYLKVSEAKKFMYDEKIPKTPGLLFAFCWWFENVVKIPISNKS encoded by the coding sequence ATGAAAAATATTGAGATTTTAAAAACGAGACCGTTAAAAGATGGACGATTTATAAAAGCTTTGGAGATAGAGTATATCCAAAACGGAAAAGTTAAAAGATGGGAGGCGGTCAAAGCAAACGACAGCGTAGCTATCCTTATCTATCATAAAGAGAAAGACTCTTTTATACTGGTGAAGCAGTTTAGACCGGCTCTTTATATTCAACATAAACACTTTTTTTCATATGAGCTTTGTGCTGGTATTGTTGATAAAGATAAGTCTTTAGCCCAAATCGCTAAAGAGGAGATTTTGGAAGAGACCGGCTATAACGTTAGATTGGAAAATATAAAAAAGATAACCTCTTTTTATACATCCGTCGGGTTTGCAGGAAGCAGGCAGACTCTTTTTTATACTGAGGTTTTAGAGTCAGATAGAGTTGATAGCGGCGGAGGAGTAGATGATGAAGAGATAGAAGTTGTTTATCTAAAGGTTAGTGAAGCTAAAAAGTTTATGTACGATGAAAAGATACCGAAAACTCCGGGACTTCTTTTTGCTTTTTGTTGGTGGTTTGAAAATGTAGTTAAAATCCCGATATCCAATAAATCATAG